The following proteins are co-located in the Pseudarthrobacter siccitolerans genome:
- a CDS encoding LacI family DNA-binding transcriptional regulator → MAASTLTEVARLAGVSPATASRVLNGSARKPGPDIADRVRQAADSLGYIPNAQAQGLAKSSSGLIGLIVHDIADPYFAAIARGVQEAAREQRRMVLLATTGGAPAEEKEAVAAFAARRADSIVIAGSRSSQPENKEGNAELAAELDRYCRNGGRVAVVGHPVVGATAEAGYHVVAVPNQELAAALAGQLAAGPDADFVIIGGPEGLFTSDDRIRGFQEGLAAAGRKPAEVLRTAFNRAGGYEAGLKLADRIKAGQAEGPDGPAGRKLCIFAVNDVMAIGAAAALRSQGLRIPRDATIAGFDDIETLRDFRPALSTVRLPLEEIGRLATRATAPGATGAGEDISGDVSAGSGEAGHDGGRHQPITGEVTLRRSTETAA, encoded by the coding sequence GTGGCTGCAAGTACCCTTACCGAGGTGGCGCGGCTGGCCGGGGTATCCCCGGCCACTGCCAGCCGGGTCCTCAACGGCTCCGCACGCAAGCCCGGGCCGGACATTGCAGACCGGGTCCGCCAGGCCGCGGACTCGCTCGGATACATCCCCAACGCGCAGGCCCAGGGGCTGGCGAAGTCCAGCTCGGGACTGATCGGCCTGATCGTCCACGACATCGCCGACCCCTATTTCGCCGCCATCGCCCGCGGAGTGCAGGAAGCAGCCCGCGAGCAGCGCCGGATGGTCCTGCTCGCCACCACCGGCGGCGCCCCGGCGGAGGAAAAGGAAGCAGTAGCCGCTTTCGCCGCACGCCGCGCTGATTCGATTGTGATCGCTGGCTCCCGCTCCTCCCAGCCGGAGAACAAGGAAGGCAACGCCGAACTGGCCGCAGAACTGGACAGGTACTGCCGCAACGGCGGCCGGGTAGCTGTGGTGGGCCACCCGGTGGTGGGTGCAACAGCGGAGGCGGGCTACCACGTGGTGGCCGTCCCCAACCAGGAACTCGCCGCGGCACTGGCAGGCCAGCTCGCCGCCGGTCCGGACGCTGACTTCGTCATCATCGGCGGGCCGGAGGGACTGTTCACCTCCGACGACCGGATCCGCGGCTTCCAGGAAGGCCTGGCAGCCGCCGGGCGCAAACCTGCCGAGGTCCTGCGCACTGCCTTCAACCGGGCCGGCGGGTACGAAGCCGGGCTTAAGCTTGCTGACAGGATCAAGGCCGGCCAGGCAGAGGGCCCAGATGGTCCGGCCGGACGGAAACTGTGCATCTTTGCCGTCAATGACGTGATGGCCATCGGGGCCGCGGCCGCGCTCCGTTCCCAGGGGCTCCGGATCCCGCGGGATGCCACCATCGCCGGTTTTGACGACATCGAAACGCTCCGGGATTTCCGCCCCGCACTCTCCACTGTGCGCCTGCCGCTGGAAGAAATCGGGCGCCTGGCCACCCGCGCCACGGCTCCTGGCGCAACGGGCGCTGGTGAGGACATTTCCGGTGATGTGAGTGCCGGTTCCGGTGAGGCAGGGCACGACGGCGGGCGGCACCAGCCCATCACCGGCGAAGTCACGCTTCGGCGCAGCACAGAAACGGCCGCCTGA
- a CDS encoding alpha/beta hydrolase — MTVALQLTAVPSRTGSGDRPAVLVLPGGGYGRQADHEAEPVAEWLAGLGIHGFVLRYRVAPDRHPAPLEDAKEAMLQIRSGAQGLAVDPRRVGVLGFSAGGHLAATLSTAVATGSAGLDVPEAIPDLTVLCYPVVSYMHAVHQGSVDNLLGQSPSEALLAELSAELQVTAETPPAFVWHTADDAAVPVSHSLGYTAALFNAGVPAELHVFPEGRHGLGLAEEQPGADLWPALCAGWLDRAGWTER; from the coding sequence CTGACGGTGGCGCTGCAGCTGACGGCGGTGCCGTCCCGCACGGGATCCGGAGACCGGCCCGCCGTCCTGGTCCTCCCCGGTGGCGGCTATGGCCGCCAGGCAGACCATGAGGCCGAGCCCGTTGCCGAATGGCTGGCCGGGCTGGGGATTCACGGTTTCGTGCTGCGGTACCGGGTTGCCCCGGACCGGCACCCGGCTCCGCTTGAAGATGCAAAGGAGGCAATGCTGCAGATCCGTAGCGGTGCCCAGGGGTTGGCGGTCGATCCCCGGCGTGTAGGCGTACTCGGGTTTTCCGCCGGCGGACACCTCGCTGCCACCCTCTCCACGGCCGTGGCCACCGGCAGCGCCGGGCTCGACGTTCCGGAGGCAATCCCGGACCTCACAGTTCTGTGCTATCCGGTGGTGTCCTATATGCATGCGGTGCACCAGGGTTCCGTGGACAACCTTCTGGGCCAGTCGCCGTCGGAGGCCCTCCTTGCCGAACTGTCCGCCGAGCTGCAGGTCACCGCTGAGACGCCACCCGCGTTCGTCTGGCACACCGCGGACGACGCCGCAGTGCCGGTCAGCCACAGCCTGGGCTACACCGCAGCCCTGTTTAACGCCGGCGTGCCTGCCGAACTCCATGTCTTTCCCGAGGGCCGCCACGGGCTGGGCCTGGCGGAGGAGCAGCCCGGCGCGGACCTGTGGCCCGCACTCTGCGCCGGCTGGCTGGACCGGGCGGGCTGGACGGAGCGTTAG
- the xylB gene encoding xylulokinase — MALVAGIDSSTQSCKVVIRDADTGMLVRQGRASHPDGSEVHPDHWWDALQEAIQQAGGLSDVAAVSVGGQQHGMVCLDSDGRVIRPALLWNDTRSAGAAEDLIRTAGDGDIAAGARYWAGATGTVPVASLTLTKLHWLAASEPENAAKVAAVCLPHDWLTWRLMGHGPGSGPGNLEALATDRSDASGTGYYSAAAGAYLPGVLESSLGHVPLLPDVLGPLDVAGKTPDGALLAAGAGDNAAAGLGVGAQVGDVVMSLGTSGTVFAVSTTPAADQSGLVAGFADASGHYLPLVCTLNATRVFDATAALLDVSLAGFSELALSAEPGAGGLTLVPYFDGERTPNLPDATGSLHGITRANYTPANLARAAVEGVVCSLADGLAALQEQGVEARRIILVGGGAQSAAVQLAAAQLIGINVTVPRPGEYVADGAARQAAAALTGEFPQWALDAVDLPAGKDDGGVLARYRRYAAMYT; from the coding sequence ATGGCTCTGGTAGCAGGCATCGACAGCTCCACGCAGTCATGCAAAGTGGTGATCCGCGACGCGGACACCGGAATGTTGGTCCGGCAGGGCAGGGCCAGCCATCCGGACGGTTCGGAAGTCCATCCCGACCACTGGTGGGACGCGTTGCAGGAAGCGATACAGCAGGCGGGCGGGCTGTCCGACGTCGCAGCGGTCTCCGTAGGCGGACAGCAGCACGGCATGGTCTGCCTGGACAGCGATGGGCGGGTCATCCGGCCGGCACTGCTGTGGAATGACACCCGCAGTGCCGGCGCCGCCGAGGACCTCATCAGGACCGCTGGCGACGGCGACATTGCGGCCGGCGCCCGCTACTGGGCCGGTGCCACGGGCACCGTCCCGGTGGCGTCGCTGACGCTGACCAAGCTGCACTGGCTGGCCGCCAGCGAGCCGGAGAACGCGGCGAAGGTTGCGGCAGTCTGCCTGCCGCACGACTGGCTGACGTGGCGGCTGATGGGCCACGGCCCAGGCAGCGGCCCGGGCAACCTCGAGGCGCTGGCCACCGACCGTTCCGATGCCTCCGGCACTGGCTATTATTCGGCGGCGGCGGGCGCGTACCTGCCCGGGGTCCTGGAGTCCTCGCTGGGGCACGTTCCGCTGCTGCCCGATGTATTGGGCCCGCTGGACGTCGCAGGCAAGACGCCGGACGGCGCCCTCCTGGCGGCCGGCGCCGGGGACAACGCGGCGGCGGGGCTGGGCGTGGGTGCCCAAGTAGGGGATGTGGTGATGTCCCTGGGTACCTCCGGAACGGTCTTTGCCGTCTCCACCACACCGGCAGCCGACCAGTCAGGGCTCGTGGCAGGGTTCGCCGATGCTTCCGGGCATTACCTGCCGCTTGTGTGCACCCTCAACGCCACCCGCGTTTTTGATGCCACCGCAGCCCTGCTGGACGTCAGCCTTGCCGGGTTCAGCGAGCTGGCGCTGTCCGCCGAACCGGGCGCGGGGGGCCTCACCCTGGTGCCCTATTTCGACGGCGAGCGAACGCCGAACCTGCCGGATGCCACCGGTTCCCTGCACGGCATCACCCGCGCCAACTACACGCCGGCGAACCTGGCGCGTGCCGCCGTCGAGGGTGTGGTCTGCTCGCTGGCAGACGGACTGGCCGCCCTGCAGGAACAGGGCGTGGAGGCCCGGCGGATCATCCTGGTGGGCGGGGGCGCACAGTCCGCGGCCGTCCAATTGGCGGCAGCACAGCTGATCGGAATTAACGTCACAGTGCCCCGGCCTGGTGAATACGTGGCCGACGGTGCAGCCCGCCAGGCCGCGGCGGCACTCACCGGAGAATTTCCGCAGTGGGCGCTGGACGCCGTCGACCTTCCTGCCGGGAAGGACGACGGCGGGGTGCTGGCGCGTTACCGCCGGTATGCCGCCATGTATACCTAG
- a CDS encoding dihydrodipicolinate synthase family protein, with amino-acid sequence MTSLILPSSDGGTREYRLQGATSWARPSAPLTARRAYAAAHVIPEVLADNTPGAPARLDWEATMAYRHELWSYGLGVADAMDTAQRGMGLDWAATQQLIKRTGVEAASVVSSGSAATAGKSVRDLVSCGAGTDQLDIDSLPFGEAGLKAVLEAYREQVAVITEAGPKVIIMASRALAKVASGPEDYLKVYSALLQEVDQPVILHWLGTMFDPALAGYWGSDDVATATETFLGLIKDNAAKVDGVKVSLLDASHEVALRAALPESVRLYTGDDFNYPELIDGDGSHHSDALLGIFAAIYPAASVALQNYDAGNAAKAREILDSTRELGKHIFSAPTFYYKTGIAFMSWLNGKQQGFQMVGGLHSGRSVCHLAKTFELADQAGLLRDPALAAFRMSDYLRINGVGV; translated from the coding sequence ATGACCTCACTCATCCTTCCCTCCTCCGACGGCGGCACCCGGGAATACCGGCTCCAGGGCGCCACGTCCTGGGCCCGCCCCTCCGCCCCGCTCACAGCGCGCCGCGCCTACGCTGCGGCCCATGTGATCCCCGAGGTCCTGGCAGACAACACCCCGGGTGCGCCCGCCCGGCTCGATTGGGAAGCCACTATGGCCTACCGCCACGAGCTGTGGTCCTACGGCCTGGGCGTTGCCGACGCCATGGACACAGCCCAGCGCGGCATGGGCCTGGACTGGGCAGCCACCCAGCAGCTCATCAAGCGCACCGGGGTGGAGGCCGCTTCGGTGGTTTCGTCCGGCAGTGCAGCCACGGCGGGCAAGTCCGTCCGGGACCTGGTGTCCTGCGGCGCGGGCACCGACCAGCTGGACATTGACTCCCTGCCGTTCGGCGAAGCCGGACTCAAAGCCGTCCTGGAGGCCTACCGCGAGCAGGTTGCCGTGATCACCGAGGCCGGGCCGAAGGTCATCATCATGGCCTCGCGCGCCCTGGCCAAAGTTGCCAGCGGGCCGGAGGACTACCTGAAGGTGTACTCCGCGCTGCTGCAGGAAGTGGACCAGCCCGTGATCCTCCACTGGCTGGGCACCATGTTCGATCCCGCGCTCGCCGGCTACTGGGGTTCGGACGACGTCGCCACGGCCACCGAAACGTTCCTTGGGCTCATCAAGGACAACGCGGCCAAGGTGGACGGCGTCAAAGTCTCGCTGCTCGACGCCAGCCACGAAGTGGCCCTGCGCGCTGCCCTGCCGGAAAGCGTCCGCCTCTACACCGGGGACGACTTCAACTACCCCGAACTGATCGACGGCGACGGCAGTCACCACTCGGACGCCCTGCTGGGCATCTTCGCGGCCATCTACCCCGCCGCTTCGGTGGCCCTGCAGAACTACGACGCCGGCAACGCCGCCAAGGCCCGCGAAATCCTGGACTCCACCCGCGAACTGGGCAAGCACATCTTCAGCGCACCCACGTTTTACTACAAGACCGGGATCGCGTTTATGTCCTGGCTCAACGGCAAGCAGCAGGGCTTCCAGATGGTGGGCGGGCTGCACTCCGGCCGCTCGGTATGCCACCTCGCCAAGACCTTCGAACTGGCGGACCAGGCCGGACTGCTGCGGGACCCGGCACTGGCTGCCTTCCGGATGTCCGACTACCTGCGCATCAACGGGGTGGGAGTATGA
- the xylA gene encoding xylose isomerase: protein MTLSPTPADKFTFGLWTVGWTGADPFGVATRAALDPMEAVHRLAELGAYGITFHDNDLVPFDATASERDLILKNFKAALAETGLKVPMVTTNLFSHPVFKDGGFTSNDRSIRRFALSKVLRNIDSAAEFGAETFVMWGGREGSEYDGSKDLAAALDRMKEGVDTAAAYIKDKGYNLRIALEPKPNEPRGDIFLPTVGHGLAFIAQLEHGDIVGLNPETGHEQMAGLNFTHGIAQALWSGKLFHIDLNGQRGIKYDQDLVFGHGDLTSAFFTVDLLENGFPNGGPRYEGPRHFDYKPSRTDGYDGVWESAKANMATYLLLKERALAFRADPEVQAALAASGVGELGEPTLAAGETTADLLADTTAFENFDADKAAERSFAFVRLNQLAIEHLLNAR from the coding sequence ATGACTCTTTCCCCCACCCCCGCCGACAAGTTCACCTTCGGTCTTTGGACTGTTGGCTGGACCGGTGCTGACCCGTTCGGCGTCGCCACACGTGCCGCCCTGGATCCGATGGAGGCCGTGCACCGCCTGGCTGAACTGGGCGCTTACGGCATCACCTTCCACGACAACGACCTGGTCCCGTTTGATGCCACCGCTTCGGAGCGGGACCTGATCCTGAAGAACTTCAAGGCAGCCCTGGCCGAGACCGGCCTGAAGGTCCCCATGGTGACCACCAACCTGTTCAGCCACCCGGTCTTCAAGGACGGCGGGTTCACCTCCAACGACCGCTCCATCCGCCGCTTCGCCCTGTCCAAGGTGCTGCGCAACATTGACTCCGCCGCAGAGTTCGGCGCCGAGACGTTCGTGATGTGGGGCGGCCGCGAAGGCAGCGAATACGACGGCTCCAAGGACCTCGCCGCCGCCCTGGACCGCATGAAGGAAGGCGTGGACACCGCCGCGGCCTACATCAAGGACAAGGGCTACAACCTCCGCATCGCCCTGGAACCCAAGCCCAACGAACCCCGCGGCGACATCTTCCTGCCCACCGTCGGCCACGGCCTGGCCTTCATCGCCCAGCTCGAACACGGCGACATCGTGGGCCTGAACCCCGAAACCGGGCACGAACAGATGGCCGGGCTGAACTTCACCCACGGCATCGCCCAGGCCCTCTGGTCCGGCAAACTCTTCCACATCGACCTCAACGGCCAGCGCGGCATCAAATACGACCAGGACCTCGTCTTCGGCCACGGCGACCTGACCAGCGCGTTCTTCACCGTGGACCTGCTCGAAAACGGCTTCCCCAACGGCGGCCCCCGCTACGAAGGCCCCCGCCACTTCGACTACAAGCCCTCCCGCACCGACGGCTACGACGGCGTCTGGGAATCCGCCAAAGCCAACATGGCCACCTACCTGCTCCTGAAGGAACGCGCCCTGGCCTTCCGCGCCGACCCCGAAGTCCAGGCCGCCCTCGCAGCCTCCGGCGTGGGCGAACTCGGCGAACCCACCCTCGCCGCCGGTGAAACCACCGCGGACCTGCTCGCAGACACCACCGCCTTCGAGAACTTCGACGCCGACAAGGCCGCCGAACGCTCCTTCGCGTTCGTCCGCCTCAACCAGCTCGCCATCGAACACCTCCTCAACGCCCGCTGA
- a CDS encoding Gfo/Idh/MocA family protein, translated as MGFETKTIRIAMNGITGRMGYRQHLLRSILPIRDAGGFTLEDGTRVQVEPILVGRNEAKIRELAEKHKVSEWSTDLDAVINDPTVDIVFDASMTSLRAATLKKAMLAGKHIFTEKPTAESLEEAIELARIGKESGVTAGVVHDKLYLPGLVKLRRLVDEGFFGRILSIRGEFGYWVFEGDVQAAQRPSWNYRKEDGGGMTTDMFCHWNYVLEGIIGKVKSVNAKTATHIPARWDEAGKEYKATADDASYGIFELETPAGEAVVGQINSSWAVRVYRDELVEFQIDGTHGSAVAGLNKCVAQQRAHTPKPVWNPDLPVTESFRDQWQEVPANAELDNGFKLQWEEFLRDVVAGREHRFGLLSAARGVQLAELGLQSNDERRTIDIPEITL; from the coding sequence ATGGGCTTCGAGACAAAAACAATCCGCATCGCCATGAACGGCATCACCGGCCGGATGGGTTACCGCCAGCACCTGCTGCGCTCCATCCTTCCGATCCGCGATGCCGGCGGCTTCACGCTGGAGGACGGCACCCGTGTCCAGGTGGAGCCCATCCTGGTGGGCCGCAACGAAGCCAAGATCCGCGAACTGGCCGAAAAACACAAGGTCTCCGAGTGGAGCACCGATCTGGACGCCGTGATCAACGACCCCACCGTTGACATCGTCTTCGATGCCTCCATGACCAGCCTCCGCGCAGCCACCCTGAAAAAGGCCATGCTCGCCGGCAAGCACATCTTCACCGAGAAGCCCACGGCCGAAAGCCTCGAGGAAGCCATCGAGCTCGCCCGCATCGGCAAGGAATCCGGTGTCACCGCGGGCGTTGTCCACGACAAGCTGTACCTGCCCGGCCTGGTCAAGCTCCGCCGCCTGGTGGATGAAGGCTTCTTTGGCCGCATCCTCTCCATCCGCGGTGAATTCGGCTACTGGGTCTTCGAAGGCGATGTCCAGGCAGCACAGCGCCCGTCCTGGAACTACCGCAAAGAAGATGGCGGCGGAATGACCACGGACATGTTCTGCCACTGGAACTACGTCCTTGAGGGCATCATCGGCAAGGTCAAGAGCGTCAATGCCAAGACCGCCACCCACATCCCCGCCCGGTGGGACGAAGCCGGCAAGGAATACAAGGCCACGGCCGATGACGCCTCCTACGGCATCTTCGAACTCGAAACCCCCGCCGGGGAGGCTGTCGTCGGCCAAATCAACTCCTCCTGGGCCGTCCGCGTCTACCGTGACGAGCTGGTGGAATTCCAGATCGACGGCACGCACGGCTCCGCCGTCGCAGGGCTGAACAAGTGCGTTGCCCAGCAGCGCGCCCACACCCCGAAGCCCGTGTGGAACCCGGACCTGCCCGTCACGGAGTCCTTCCGCGACCAGTGGCAGGAAGTCCCGGCCAACGCTGAGCTGGACAATGGCTTCAAGCTGCAGTGGGAAGAGTTCCTCCGCGACGTCGTCGCTGGCCGCGAGCACCGCTTCGGCCTGCTCTCCGCAGCCCGCGGCGTCCAGCTCGCCGAGCTCGGACTGCAGTCCAACGACGAACGCCGCACCATCGACATCCCGGAGATCACGCTCTAA
- a CDS encoding sugar phosphate isomerase/epimerase family protein, producing MTINSGTSDFSRLAINSATTKKWTLAQVVDGCVNAGIPSIGPWRDRVEEAGLDKAARLIKDAGLRVSSLCRGGFLTAADPEGQAAALADNRAAILEAVALDTKELFLVVGGLAPGEKDVVAARQRVADRLADLVPFAAEHGVRLVLEPLHPMYAADRALISTLGQALDLAAPFDASTVGVAVDTFHVWWDPELKAQIERAGRENRIASYQVCDFNMPIAADPLLSRGYMGDGVVDFATIGTWVRDAGYTGDIEVEIFNQDIWDTDGNTVLATVKERYAELVLPFA from the coding sequence ATGACAATCAATTCAGGGACGTCCGACTTCTCGCGCCTGGCCATTAACAGTGCCACCACCAAGAAATGGACCCTCGCGCAGGTGGTTGACGGCTGCGTAAACGCCGGCATCCCTTCCATCGGGCCCTGGCGGGACCGCGTGGAGGAAGCCGGTCTGGACAAGGCCGCGCGCCTGATCAAGGACGCCGGACTTCGGGTTTCCTCTCTGTGCCGCGGCGGGTTCCTCACCGCTGCCGACCCGGAAGGTCAGGCTGCTGCCCTCGCGGACAACCGCGCCGCCATCCTCGAAGCCGTTGCCCTGGACACCAAGGAACTGTTCCTGGTGGTGGGCGGACTGGCGCCGGGGGAGAAGGACGTAGTGGCGGCCCGTCAGCGAGTCGCGGACCGCCTCGCCGACCTGGTTCCCTTCGCCGCCGAACACGGCGTCCGCCTGGTCCTGGAACCGCTGCACCCGATGTACGCAGCGGACCGTGCCCTGATCTCCACCCTGGGGCAGGCCCTGGACCTCGCAGCGCCCTTCGATGCGTCAACGGTGGGTGTCGCCGTCGATACCTTCCACGTCTGGTGGGACCCCGAGCTAAAGGCGCAGATCGAGCGTGCGGGACGCGAAAACCGCATTGCCTCCTACCAGGTGTGCGACTTCAACATGCCCATCGCCGCAGATCCGCTGCTGTCCCGCGGGTACATGGGCGACGGCGTAGTGGACTTTGCCACCATCGGCACCTGGGTGCGCGACGCCGGCTACACCGGTGACATCGAAGTCGAAATCTTCAATCAGGACATCTGGGACACGGACGGCAACACCGTCCTGGCCACAGTCAAGGAACGCTACGCAGAGCTTGTCCTCCCGTTCGCCTGA